A single window of Nocardia sp. NBC_01327 DNA harbors:
- the mce gene encoding methylmalonyl-CoA epimerase — MGMTKNMFTRLDHVGIACTDLDESIRFYRAVYGLEVCHREKNDDQGVVEAMLRLNGSDDGGATYLQLLAPTRADSPVSKFLRSRGEGVHHIAFGCPDVDQASVSLQAKGMNVLFTPPRYASMGSRATFLHPRECGGVLVEIVTSAGSASV, encoded by the coding sequence ATGGGGATGACAAAGAATATGTTCACAAGACTTGATCATGTCGGAATAGCGTGCACGGACCTGGATGAATCCATTCGCTTCTATCGCGCGGTCTACGGGCTGGAGGTCTGCCACCGCGAGAAGAACGACGATCAAGGCGTCGTCGAGGCGATGCTACGACTGAACGGTTCCGACGATGGCGGAGCTACCTACCTCCAATTGCTTGCACCCACGCGTGCGGATTCGCCGGTCAGCAAATTTCTGAGGAGCCGCGGTGAGGGAGTCCATCACATCGCCTTCGGTTGCCCGGATGTGGATCAGGCCTCGGTCTCGCTTCAAGCGAAAGGGATGAACGTGCTGTTCACGCCGCCACGTTACGCATCGATGGGTTCGCGAGCCACGTTTCTTCATCCCCGAGAGTGCGGCGGTGTGCTTGTCGAAATCGTGACTTCTGCTGGTTCGGCCAGCGTGTAG
- the ccrA gene encoding crotonyl-CoA carboxylase/reductase, translated as MDELSEAVVSGASPEVLDRIPVPSEYTAAHLRVEDVNMFSDVMDKDVRKSIHIGQVPMPELAPDEVLIAVMASAMNYNTVWSATFEPMPTFNFLRYYGKQGGWAARHDQPYHVLGSDASGVVVRVGNGVRNWKVGDHVVVATAHVDDQEPLTHSDGMMGAEQRAWGFETNFGGLADYAIARASQLLPKAAHLSWEEAACNPLCAGTAYRMLISEHGANMRQGDVVLVWGAAGGLGGYAVQFVRNGGGIPVGIVSSDKKAEIARNLGCELVIDRREIGEISADPDATLKAGRRLGNIIRKEIGEDPNIVFEHVGRDTFGISVLVARRGGTIVTCGSSTGYSHNFDNRYLWMRMKKIIGSHGANLYEQWQTNRLIQRGRVVPMLSDVYPLQMSGEAARAIQKNEHIGKVGVLCMAPTAGLGVTDSDLRARVGEDRLSPLRAD; from the coding sequence ATGGACGAGCTGTCCGAAGCCGTAGTGTCCGGAGCATCGCCTGAAGTGCTCGACCGCATCCCGGTTCCGTCGGAGTACACAGCGGCGCATTTACGGGTCGAGGACGTGAATATGTTCTCCGATGTCATGGACAAGGATGTCCGTAAGTCGATCCATATCGGGCAGGTGCCAATGCCGGAGCTCGCCCCGGACGAGGTTTTGATCGCCGTCATGGCCTCGGCCATGAATTACAACACGGTGTGGTCGGCCACGTTCGAGCCGATGCCTACCTTCAATTTCCTGCGCTATTACGGAAAACAGGGTGGCTGGGCGGCGCGACACGATCAGCCCTATCACGTTCTCGGGTCTGATGCGTCGGGTGTCGTTGTGCGGGTGGGCAATGGTGTACGTAATTGGAAGGTCGGCGACCATGTTGTTGTAGCAACGGCGCATGTCGATGACCAGGAACCGCTCACTCACAGCGACGGCATGATGGGAGCCGAGCAGCGTGCCTGGGGATTCGAAACCAACTTCGGCGGGTTGGCCGATTATGCGATTGCGCGAGCAAGTCAGCTGTTACCGAAGGCTGCTCATCTGAGCTGGGAGGAAGCGGCCTGCAACCCGCTCTGCGCCGGCACGGCGTATCGGATGCTGATCAGCGAACATGGCGCGAACATGCGACAGGGCGACGTGGTTCTCGTCTGGGGAGCAGCCGGTGGCCTCGGTGGCTACGCCGTTCAGTTTGTGCGAAATGGCGGCGGTATTCCGGTCGGGATTGTCAGCTCAGACAAGAAAGCGGAGATTGCGCGCAATCTTGGCTGTGAGCTGGTGATCGACAGGCGGGAGATCGGCGAGATCTCTGCCGATCCGGATGCCACCCTGAAAGCTGGTAGAAGATTGGGAAATATCATCAGGAAGGAGATCGGCGAGGATCCCAACATTGTATTCGAGCACGTCGGTCGCGATACGTTCGGAATATCGGTACTTGTTGCGAGGCGTGGCGGAACTATTGTCACATGCGGGTCGAGTACCGGATACTCGCACAACTTCGACAATCGCTACTTGTGGATGCGCATGAAGAAGATCATCGGGAGCCACGGCGCAAATTTGTATGAACAGTGGCAGACGAATCGTCTCATCCAGCGGGGGCGCGTAGTACCGATGCTGTCTGATGTGTATCCACTGCAAATGTCCGGTGAGGCCGCGCGCGCTATTCAGAAAAATGAGCACATCGGCAAGGTGGGTGTTCTCTGCATGGCGCCGACCGCCGGCCTCGGCGTCACAGACTCTGATCTGCGTGCGCGGGTCGGCGAAGACCGGCTCTCCCCTCTGAGAGCAGATTAG